One window of Acidobacteriota bacterium genomic DNA carries:
- a CDS encoding ATP-binding cassette domain-containing protein, with translation MIEATDLSRRYGDFTAVEGVSFAMDEGEIVGILGPNGAGKTTTLRMVTGFLPPSAGRVRVAGKDLFGEPRAARRELGYLPENVALYPEMRVEEYLNYRARLEGMERGAARSGIGEALERCLLTGVRGQIIGTLSKGYRQRVGLAAAILHGPKVLVLDEPTVGLDPGQIIAIRELIRELGKSRTLLLSTHILPEVELLCDRVLIIDRGRLVAQGTPEELRRVGGGQRTLRVEIAGFPADAGEILAALDGVAAVRRDGEALLLEATDDLRAEVFHTAVEAGWVLLGLAEHKASFEDIFVRLTTHEEVDSEEAAEEVPS, from the coding sequence ATGATTGAAGCCACCGATCTCAGTCGACGCTACGGCGACTTCACCGCCGTGGAGGGGGTCTCCTTCGCCATGGACGAGGGGGAGATCGTCGGAATTCTGGGTCCCAACGGGGCGGGCAAGACGACCACCCTGCGCATGGTCACCGGCTTCTTGCCGCCGTCCGCGGGGCGGGTACGGGTGGCCGGGAAGGATCTTTTCGGCGAGCCGCGGGCGGCGCGGCGGGAATTGGGCTACCTGCCGGAGAACGTTGCCCTCTACCCGGAGATGAGGGTCGAGGAGTACCTCAACTATCGGGCGCGGCTGGAAGGGATGGAGCGCGGCGCGGCCCGCAGCGGTATCGGCGAGGCGCTGGAGCGCTGCCTGTTGACCGGCGTGCGCGGTCAGATCATCGGCACCCTCTCCAAGGGCTATCGCCAGCGCGTCGGCCTGGCGGCGGCGATTCTCCACGGCCCCAAGGTGCTGGTGCTCGACGAACCCACCGTCGGCCTCGATCCGGGGCAGATCATCGCGATCCGCGAACTGATCCGCGAACTGGGCAAGAGCCGCACGCTCCTGCTCTCCACCCACATTCTGCCGGAGGTGGAGTTGCTGTGCGACCGGGTGCTGATCATCGATCGTGGCCGCCTGGTGGCCCAGGGCACGCCGGAGGAGTTGCGCCGGGTCGGTGGCGGCCAGCGGACACTGCGGGTCGAGATCGCCGGCTTCCCGGCCGATGCCGGAGAAATTCTCGCGGCTTTGGACGGGGTCGCCGCGGTACGCCGGGACGGCGAGGCCCTGCTGCTCGAGGCCACCGACGACCTGCGGGCGGAGGTCTTCCACACCGCCGTTGAGGCCGGATGGGTCCTGCTCGGCCTGGCGGAGCACAAGGCCTCCTTCGAAGACATCTTCGTGCGCTTGACCACCCACGAGGAAGTGGATTCCGAAGAAGCGGCCGAGGAGGTGCCCTCGTGA
- a CDS encoding NAD-binding protein: MLKTTRSRIVALLLALPVLLLIASTLYWLGMDRLEGDPRTYRDSLQWAVETFTTTGYGGDHHWQHPAMIALVTVIQFLGVFFVFLLIPIYLIPILEKRFEVRLPTAAPDLADHVIVYRYGPAVSGLLRRLGERKVPSLVIEEDEATARRLVDDGQRVVLSGIEDEDLKGAGLLRSRALIANADDHQDAALLLAARQLGFEGDILVLVEDPFHRRPLALAGATGIFTPRHLLGAALAGRASARINPRVTGIQRLGDALEVEEMRVAPDCELVGRTLRQADLGARTGGTVIGQWVRGGLEMSPQADTRLEAGGILVVIGESDNLRRMRALVGGSAVPRRGRFVVAGYGEVGKKVVELLHDAGEETTVIDLKASPGVDLVGDVLDQDILLRAELAEAQCLILAPESDSTALFGTVISREMAPKVPVIARVNESGNVERLYHAGADFALSMSQIAGQMLEQRLLGEEAVWIEPQLEIRRLSAVHLAGKNPVEFRLREKTGCTVVAVERASEVIVNLSPPFAFEADDFLYIFGDWQAVEKFSAG, encoded by the coding sequence GTGCTCAAAACCACCCGCTCCCGCATCGTCGCCCTGTTGCTGGCTCTGCCGGTGCTGCTGTTGATCGCTTCAACGCTGTACTGGCTGGGAATGGATCGTCTGGAGGGAGATCCGAGGACCTACCGGGACAGCCTGCAGTGGGCGGTTGAAACCTTCACCACTACCGGCTATGGCGGAGACCACCACTGGCAACACCCGGCGATGATCGCGCTGGTCACGGTCATCCAGTTCCTCGGGGTGTTCTTCGTCTTTCTGCTGATTCCCATTTACCTGATTCCCATTTTGGAGAAGCGGTTCGAGGTGCGCCTGCCCACGGCCGCGCCGGACCTCGCGGATCACGTCATCGTCTATCGCTACGGCCCGGCCGTTTCCGGGCTCCTGCGCCGTCTCGGCGAGCGCAAGGTCCCGTCGCTGGTGATCGAAGAAGACGAAGCCACCGCTCGGCGGCTGGTCGATGACGGCCAGCGGGTGGTGCTGTCGGGCATCGAGGACGAAGACTTGAAGGGCGCCGGTCTATTGCGCTCCCGGGCGCTCATCGCCAACGCCGACGACCACCAGGACGCGGCGCTGCTGCTGGCGGCGCGCCAGCTCGGATTCGAGGGCGACATTCTGGTGCTGGTCGAAGATCCCTTCCACCGGCGGCCCTTGGCCCTGGCCGGGGCTACCGGCATCTTTACCCCGCGGCACCTGCTCGGTGCGGCCCTCGCCGGCCGTGCGAGCGCCCGCATCAATCCTCGAGTGACGGGAATTCAGCGCTTGGGCGACGCCCTCGAAGTGGAGGAGATGCGGGTGGCTCCGGACTGTGAGCTGGTCGGCCGCACCTTGCGGCAGGCCGACCTCGGCGCCCGCACCGGCGGCACGGTGATCGGCCAGTGGGTGAGGGGCGGTCTCGAAATGTCACCGCAGGCGGATACTCGCCTGGAAGCGGGCGGCATTCTGGTGGTGATTGGTGAGTCGGACAACCTCCGCCGGATGCGCGCCCTGGTCGGCGGCTCGGCGGTACCCCGCCGCGGCCGCTTCGTAGTGGCGGGCTACGGTGAAGTGGGCAAGAAGGTGGTCGAACTCCTGCACGATGCCGGCGAGGAAACGACGGTGATCGATCTCAAGGCAAGTCCTGGGGTGGATCTGGTGGGCGACGTCCTCGACCAGGACATCTTGCTGCGAGCCGAACTGGCCGAGGCACAATGCCTGATCCTCGCTCCGGAGTCCGACAGCACGGCGCTCTTCGGTACCGTCATCTCCAGGGAAATGGCGCCGAAGGTGCCGGTGATCGCGCGGGTCAATGAGTCAGGGAATGTCGAACGCCTCTACCACGCCGGCGCCGATTTTGCCCTCTCGATGAGTCAGATCGCCGGCCAGATGCTGGAGCAGCGGTTGCTCGGCGAAGAGGCCGTGTGGATCGAACCGCAGCTCGAAATTCGCCGCCTATCGGCTGTTCACCTAGCCGGCAAGAATCCGGTGGAGTTTCGCCTGCGGGAGAAGACCGGCTGCACCGTGGTGGCCGTCGAGCGGGCGAGCGAAGTGATCGTGAACCTGAGCCCGCCCTTCGCCTTCGAGGCCGACGACTTCCTCTACATCTTCGGCGACTGGCAGGCGGTGGAGAAGTTTTCGGCGGGTTAG
- a CDS encoding metallopeptidase family protein, protein MRISEDQFEAMVGEALDSLPDEFAALLDNVAVVVEEEPDPEILAEFEMDPDHPEDGELFGLYQGISLAERDSFYSALPDRIAIYRGPILRFCRSRREVLKEVRDTVIHELGHHFGLDEDDMPY, encoded by the coding sequence CTGCGGATCTCTGAAGACCAGTTCGAGGCGATGGTGGGCGAGGCTCTCGACAGCCTGCCGGACGAGTTCGCCGCGCTCCTCGACAACGTGGCGGTGGTGGTCGAAGAAGAGCCCGATCCGGAGATTCTGGCGGAGTTCGAGATGGATCCCGACCATCCTGAAGACGGCGAGCTCTTCGGCCTCTACCAGGGGATCTCGCTGGCCGAGCGGGACAGCTTTTATTCTGCCCTACCGGACCGCATCGCGATCTACCGTGGCCCCATTCTGCGCTTTTGCCGCAGCCGCCGGGAGGTGCTCAAAGAGGTGCGCGACACGGTGATCCACGAACTCGGCCACCACTTCGGTCTCGACGAAGACGACATGCCCTACTGA